One segment of Acidianus sp. HS-5 DNA contains the following:
- a CDS encoding biotin/lipoate A/B protein ligase family protein — MRVLFYENDENPYFSLAFEESLWRNLKGGKVDNTLRFWRHKNVAIVGYFQLAEEELNFDVVRKYKIDVVRRFTGGGAVYQDMDCLIWTIAAKGPKDGGVNYLYDVLLRGFVNALKNFADVKVENINDVVVNDRKVSGTSATLYDQYYLLHGTLLINTNLELMGKVLKVSKAKLSDKGVSEVKYRVTNLVDALGRKIDTTEIIDAIIKEYASLLGEKPYFDLPTTEEIKLAEELYEKKYSKPEWNLLRLPSSYFE, encoded by the coding sequence ATGAGAGTTCTCTTTTACGAAAATGATGAGAACCCATACTTCAGCTTAGCTTTCGAAGAGAGCCTATGGAGGAACTTAAAGGGAGGGAAGGTAGATAACACTTTAAGGTTTTGGAGGCACAAGAATGTAGCAATAGTTGGTTATTTCCAGCTTGCTGAAGAAGAGCTAAACTTTGACGTTGTAAGGAAATACAAGATTGACGTTGTAAGGAGGTTTACTGGAGGAGGTGCCGTTTATCAAGACATGGACTGTTTAATATGGACTATAGCAGCTAAAGGACCCAAAGATGGAGGAGTTAATTATTTATATGACGTCCTTTTACGCGGTTTTGTTAATGCGTTAAAGAATTTTGCTGACGTCAAAGTTGAAAACATAAATGACGTCGTCGTAAATGATAGGAAAGTATCTGGAACTTCAGCAACTCTTTACGATCAATATTACTTACTCCACGGTACATTGCTTATAAACACTAACCTTGAGCTAATGGGTAAGGTGCTTAAAGTTTCTAAAGCTAAGCTTTCTGACAAGGGCGTATCAGAAGTAAAGTACCGCGTTACTAACCTTGTTGACGCCCTCGGGAGGAAGATAGACACTACGGAGATAATAGATGCAATAATAAAGGAGTATGCTTCTCTTCTAGGAGAAAAGCCTTACTTTGATTTACCTACTACCGAGGAAATTAAGCTAGCCGAGGAACTTTATGAAAAGAAGTATTCGAAACCAGAGTGGAATTTACTTAGGCTTCCATCATCATATTTTGAATAA